The nucleotide sequence ccatactgtgactggataacactgccataccagacctgaccatttccaccatactgtgactgggtaacaacGCCATACTCCATCCCCCCCcgcgacctgaccaataccaccatactgttactagataacaccaccataccagacctgaccaatactgccatcctgtgactggataacaccgccataccagacctgaccaatgccgccatactatgactgaataacaccgccataccagacctgaccaatgctgccatactgtgactggataacaccgccataccagacctgaccaataccaccatactgtgactggataacaccgccataccagacctgaccaataccgccatactgtgattgggtaacaccgccataccagacctgactaataccaccatactgtgactggataacactgccataccagacctgaacaataccgccatactgtgactggataacactgccataccagacctgaccaatgccgccatactgtggttggataacaacgccataccagacctgaccattaccaccatactgtgactgggtaacaccaccatcctccatcctcctccccccccccccccccccccccccccgcgacacTGGAttcactggcaagtctgaatgggaggtggtagaataaaaaaaaagttgtttctttcctcctgctccctggtgctgctctaggcaccggaccactcGGGGGCCTAGTGTAAAATACGGCCCTGGGAACAGGCATATCTACTTTGTTTTGTTGGTACCATTATATTGGGATATTCAGGTGTTCTTGGCTGTCCCCAGTACTCTGCCTTTCCACATAAACAGCGCTCGACTACCTACCTTTTTGTTCTATTTCTGAAGACCATTTGAGAAACCCATCCTTCCATAAGATACATTAAGTTTGATAGGTAGACTTGGCTTTCATTTGACCTCAGATTTGTAGTAAGGAACCCAGGAGATTGAGTTCAGAAGGTTGCACAGGAGACCTAAGTGAATTCCCAGGGACAGACACTACTTCTCATTGGGCAGGCGAGCACACAATGTCTAGTGAGCAGTGTTAAGCGGACTGTTCAGGTTCCGCAACATTGGCATTTGACCCCTGGTAGctagagaagatggatgcagcccttgacCTGACAGAAAACATGGATCCATGTTTTTAAGGACTCTCTAGGGCAGCTTCCCAGTACTTAGCcgatgggagtcaaatgcagagtgtttgggtttggaccAGATTGTGTCCACCACCTCAGGTAAGGGGTGGACACAGAGGTGGAGCTATTAACTATCCTTCAGATCTCTCGTTAATGTTTATATGTATTGATATGCCGGCACAGTGTACTCTGGATGTGTCATTTGCTGTTGAACTTTGaacccatactttttttttttttaaactaaactcTTTATTTTTGAGAGAGAATAGGGACAGGGCCTAAAAAGAGGAGatgaacactgcacaggacaAACAAGAACAGGTTATACCGCTTCATGTGACGGTTCCTGTAATATAGGAAAAGGAAATGCAAAGCAACTCTCCTTTACTACCTTTTGCATATTCTTCATCCCAGCGTTCTAAGTGAAGCATAAATtacctgtaaggctatgttcacactacgttaaactatggccgtagttctcgccgcagaactacggccgtagttttgcggtgtgtgacataccCTTAtatgcaatgggatcccggccggagcgtacacacatcgtatacactctggccgggatctctgcggccccgcaaataactgacaggtcagtcatCTCCAGCCGGAATtgagtgaattccggccgcagaaagacctgtcagttcacacagttaagcgagcggctccggccgctcgcttcactatgggctatgggaagctctgatgcgggcgggcgccggaaagatcacccggccgatacttaagtacgtgtaaaacttttttttgccaaGTTAGACCCACGACATCTGCAAACCGGCAGCTAACAAGTGTACAGCACCATGGACATCGTGTGGACAGATGCTATGTCTCCTGATCCCATTCCcagggagaccagacaaagataacactgccggctgctagttaaagcactcaatgcagtaaaatcctaggtgcattgccctgtgggaaacatgaacatgcaaaaacAAGAGCCcaaggagcctcatttaagagtttcgaaacacaggactagctagatatccctccgggaaggtccCAGccaagggatatctggctagtcctgtgtcgaaactcttaaatgaggctccacttttttttgcatattcatgtttcccagggagcaatgcacctagaatttcactgcatATTGAAAAgtattatctttggctggtctccctgagatcagggatctgcttctcttatggctttactcccacctagccagaatcctgctccacactgatgaggggcaacaccctgaaacagctgtatgtggacggatacctggccttggttttttccttgtcattacattgacttaaaggccacttaatatggtggttttggtggtttccttacagcagccaccccttggctgggtccttcccagagggatatctggctagtcctgtgtttcgaaactcttaaatgaggctccacgggcccttctttttgcatatttgtacttACCATATAACTGCTCACTAAGATCGGACAAGAGTGCATGAACCCTGCAGGGGCATATACTCATTAGTGGTCCAGCAGATGACCCTTGACTATTTGGCCATTCCTTGTTCCAATCCAGATCACCATCTATATCAATGTCCACATATATGCAAACCTGAATAGATTTAGCTTGGAAATTGACATTGTTGTGGAGACTGTGAGGGTGAGAACAGAGATTTCaaaggaaaaagaaagagatcCAGCATGGAGCATCTCCATCCAACGAGAGGTCACTCAGCAGCCATGTAAACATGACTTCATCTTTGGATAGAAACACCAATATACAACAGTGATGACTTATACACAGATGCGGCAGAACCAATGAGAATGGCCAAAGTCTAAATGTTGGTGTGCAAGCAATAAGTGTTGGAGACCACAGTGTGGACCCCCAGGCAAGGACAGTGGGTGTATGTAGGTGATCTTAAAGAATGACTACAATGACTGAGAGGACAGGATGATCCACCATGGTCTCCACCATACTTTCTCTCAATTAAGGTCCACCTCAGATGGTGTGTGGTGGAGCTGGCAGCATGGAcgcctcctcgctcccacaccacttCCCGCACATTTTATTTCCAGCTCCTGGATCAGATCAGAGACTGACAGTGACGGCCTATCCCCATGCCTGGACACCTCGACAAAGCTCAAGTGATCTTCACCCCCGCTCTAGAATTGGGGAAAATTCAGCAAAAATTAGAAATTAAACATCTACTAAATCTGGTTTGGAATGTTTTAATGGAACCTACAATGAGGTCACACTCCACCACATGGTCCCAAAGAAGTGCTGCATGGTGGCAGCCTGATCTACAAGCTCCTCGGTCCGGTCCGACACATAATAACCCACCTGGTCTCTCAGTGATTGGTCGCCTGACAAACATTTGGGGCAGAAGGGACAAATCAGTTCTCGCTTTGAATGGACATCAATAGGATCCTCTCACACCACACCCGCAACACTGTCCCCAACCCCATAGACTTCATGACACATATCAGTGGATGCATCAAATTTGCGACACTGCTGCTCTCATATGACCGTCTTGCAGTGTTGTGGCCAAGATGTCCTCATCTCCTTGTTGATGTAGATGTAGATCCAAGTCAAGAAAGGGAAAACTGAGATGGACGTCGCTACCAATAATCTGAACCCACCGACCGAAGCTCTGTAATAACCAGTAAAGATTGTTATAACTGTgatatataggaagcagtattaggctatgttcacactacgtaagtctccggacgtagtgtgttccgtgaataagcggtcggagatttacgtagtttgcgtacaatggaaagtatacgatgtacggctgcacagttcacactacgtacgaacttacgccgggatcgtacgcggcgccgtaaaaaatgaaccagaccattgttccaaatgccgtaacttacgcccgtagcgttacatgcggtcccgtacgtagtggtgatttcttcatttttgcagctttttgtgccgatccaaaaggttctgtcgggtgtccggggctagccgaagatttccaagtaaaagaccgctgtcagatcgctacgtagggcgctcgggaagcataagtagactacgggcgtaagtttgcggtccgtacgtagccggccgcaagtagcgtaaatctccggccggagtttaccgcgtatatgtccggccgcgaaaatatgcggccggacatatacgcagtgtgaacatagccttatagtagttatattcctgtatataggagcagtattatagtagttatattcttgtatatagggccagtattatagtagttatattcttgtatatagaagcagtattatagtagttatattcttatatataggagcagtattatagtagttatattcctgtatatagaagcagtattatagtagttatattcttgtatataggagcagtattatagtagttatattcttgtatataggagcagtattatagtagatatattcctgtatataggagcagtattatagtagttatattccagtatataggagcagtattatagtagttatattcttgtatattggaggcagtattacagtagttatattcttgtatataggagcagtattatagtagttatattcttgtatataggagcagtattataggagttatattcttgtatattggaggcagtattacagtagttatattcttgtatataggagcagtattatagtagttatattcctgtatataggtgcagtattatagtagttatattcctgtatatagggagcagtattatagtagttatattcttgtatataggagcagtattatagtagttatattcttgtatataggagcagtattatagtagttatattcttgtatataggagcagtattatagtagatatattcctgtatataggagcagtattctgtttgctgcagctatggtgagtgtaataccttatccagacttgtgctgcttgggggcgaccttctccgccggcagtgctggccgggttctggtgtggtgtttttgggtctggtcctgtggcatgggggtcgcagggccgtcccatggcccccgttccctgactgtgcacgcctgcggggttggtggccactgactggcacggtgtggacttagtgtagggacccatgtgtatcagataccggcacgaggtacatggggcagtatggcttgatcaattcatacacaaaattctgatgtgttttttatttagcctaggggcactagtatcagccataggtgtgaggtgcagcactctgcttcttccctgaaccgcattatagtagttatattcttgtatatggggcagtattatagtagttatattcttgtatatagggacagtattatagtagttatattcttgtatatagggacagtattatagtagttatattcttgtatatagggggcagtattatagtagttacattcttgtatataggagcactattatagtagttatattcttgtatatagtgtgcagtattatagtagttataaggtAAGAGCTGGGTGGCTGGCACTACGACTGTCCACGATTAGTTAGCGATTCAATGGGCTACTGTCTGGGTAAAATGTCCGGCTAGTGGAGGTGCTCAACGTCAAAGAATACAGTCCAACATGGAAAAGGTAGAACaatagaggcggtcactcaccacagaAGATGACGAAAAATCCTTTATTCATCTGGGAATgaacatagcagggaagggggaaggtggaggagcggatGCAATAAGACAAATGTTTTCACGCTATACGCGCTTCGTCAGGTCTAACCTGACCTGACGAAGCGCGTATAGcgtgaaaacgtttgtctgattgcatccgctcctccaccttcccccttacCTGCTATGTTCATTCCCGGATGAATAAAGGATTTTTCGGCATCTtctgtggtgagtgaccgcctctattGTTCTACCTtttccattatagtagttatatttttgtatataggagcagtattatagtagttatattcttgtatatagggagcagtattatagtagttatattcttgtatataggaggcagtattatagaaggtATATTCtcgtatacacatggtattacCTTCCGGTGTCTTTACAGAGATAGATCCACAATGTGATGATAAGTAACCCAGACAGCTCCCTAGAAGACAATATCCTTGTATTACTACATCACACTATTCTCCTGAATATATTTCTGCTGCCAGTTATCCTCATTGTTATATTTTCTTTATACTTTCTTTCTCCCTACTCCTCTAtgtgtgggttcacactacggaattctcgcagataaactcagcggaattccgttggCTGTCCGCGcccacggccgcacgcctttccgtcggctccatagactccattctatgggccggcgtattccgctatccgacgaaagaagtgacatgtcacttctttcggcggaaagcAGAATAAGCcgtcccatagaatggtgtctatggagccagcggaaaggcgcgcggccagccgacggaattccgcggagtttatctgcgagaattccgtagtgtgaacccaccctatatgtgtcagtcttcactgcagATCTATTATTCTATTCATACATCATAACCTGTAGTCCTCGCTCTTACCTTCCCTCCTCTGCGTGTAACATGCTTCTTATATTACCGGAAAGCAACAGCGCCCCCAGGAGATAAGAGGCCCCCAGCAGACAGACGGCGCAGTGAAGCCCGGACAGTGTCCTccagatcacatgacctgcacaATGAACAATGGGTGTTGTTCCATTATGCCCCTTTATATTTTAGCAACTATGGAACGATATGGGAGTGAGCGGTGACCCCCTGATCCCGGTTACTATCTCACCTGTTATGTCTGGATTTATACCGAGGAGGAAAATCAGGACGGCTGGGATCACGTAGATCACCTGGAGATGACAGGAAACACAATGAAGTGTTATGGTCGCCTTTACAGACACTACAGGGGTTGTTACTCAGCTTCCTTGGAGTCCTGAATGGCAGATTTgtctaaatatatatacacacacagtaggcCAAGGCTGTGGCCTACACATATCTGCCCTGGTGGCGTCTGACTAAAATAAACGGCTGCTCTCcaccaaaaacagcgccacccctgaccGGTGGTTGTGTCTGGTATCACCAATTTCTTTACAAACAAGGGACTAAATTTAGAGGATTTCCCCAACAAACATTATAGATGTGGCCCCTTTaggagaataatatatatattacatttattaATATACTTATATATTCACGTTACTGGGAGATACTCACTATCCAAAGCTCAGCATCCGGATCATTGATCTGCAGGAAAAACAGAGCAGAGAAAGGTTAGAGGAAGCCACAAGATGGCGCTCAGTACCATGTATAACGCCAGAGGTCTAATGAGACGAGAGTCTGTAATAGAATAGGATCATTACTGcataaatcctctgtgctgctgtgacctcccctataagatcagcacactcctctcctgacatcctctgtgctgctgggaccctgctcctcctctatgtaactctcaccctgtgacctcccctattaagatcagcaccctcctctcctgacaccctctgtgctgctgtgacctcccctataagatcagcaccctcctctcctgacaccctctgtgctgctgtgacctcccctataagatcagcaccctcctcacctgacaccctctgtgctgctgtgacctcccctataagatcagcaccctcctctcctgacaccctctgtgctgctgtgacctcccctataatatcagcacactcctctcctgacatcctctgtgctgctctgtcCTCCATACAACTCTGTCTGTGACTTTTTCTTcttaaatcctctgtgctgctgtgtacaCCGTCTCAGCAGCACACACAGGGTTAAACTCACTTGCACATAAGCAGCCAGAGCAAAGAAGCAAGCCATGATGAGATTGCAGCCCCTCCATAGTGTCAGCCGGTATTGGGGACCCCCTACTCCTGCCATGTCCTACTAGCTCCTCCTGGAGTTCTCTTCCTTccctgtaaccccgcccacatcTTCACAGGCTCCGCCCACAAGCATTAACCCCCTCACTGCTAGCTTACATGACGAtaacttctcacagctgagggtctgttacagtggatggagtgtagacaatgctctgtaagctaaATACGTGAGGGCCGGGCATAATGTATCATCAGGCTGCTTCACCCCTGTCATAGAGTCCTAGAAAATAGCTGTAattcagggatgaggaacctgcggctctccagcgtttgcaaaactacaactcccatcatgcctggacagccttcggctgtccaggcatgatgggaattgtagttttgcaatcgcTGGAGCGCTGGTTGATAAGGGTTTTCAACGTAAACAGGGGGCGGGGCCACGAGGGGGCGGGACTTCCCTGAGCGATCACATCCAGTGCCTGCAATGCAGCCGTATGAGGCGACGGCAGCGccgccgggtgacgtcacacaccaTGCCGGGTAAGAGGCCcccctgccattaacccctgcagtgctggGCCCCTCAGGATAGCCCCGCCTTCCTCTGCCCTGGCCCGTGCTTCTATGAGGGTCTGGTGGTCACATGGGTCAAGGCCAGGATGTTTGTACCTCAGAGACTACAGGAAGGAGAgagagctgccatgtcctgccaGAGAGCCAGGTAACTCAGGTATCATGGCATTCTGGGTGAGGGGGTAACATGGTGGCGGTGATACTAATGCCCCAAGGGGAGTGTAACCCGCCCAGGAACAACAGAGAGGGCCAACATGGGTGACTGCGGGCACGATACTGGCATATGCTCACTGTCGTAGCGGACCCTCTAAGTGACCCCCTTTAAGTGACCCTCTCCCCTTTAAGTGacgtacttcccctttaagtgactctctccccctttaagtgacgtacttcccctttaagtgaccctCTCCCCCTTTAAGTGacgtacttcccctttaagtgacctaCTCCCCCATTAAGTGACCctcttcccctttaagtgaccctCTCCCCCATTACGTGACCTTCTCCCCCTTTAAGTGACGTACTCCCCCATTAAGTGACGTACTCCCCCTTTAAGTGACGTTCTCCCCCTTTAATTGACGTACTCCCCCATTAAGTGACGTTCTCCCCCATTAAGTGACGTTCTCCCCCATTAAGTGACGTACTCCCCCATTAAGTGACGTTCTCCCCCATTAAGTGACGTTCTCCCCCATTAAGTGACGTTCTCCCCCATTAAGTGACGTTCTCCCCCATTAAGTGACGTTCTCCCCCTTTAAGTGACCTTCTCCCCCATTAAGTGACCTTCTCCCCCATTAAGTGACCTTTCCCCCCTCTAACTGACCCCATCTGCATGTCAGTCTCCACTGCCGCTACCAcattctattcatgaaccaggaagctcaggatgagcagCGTTAAAGAGAAATTCaagtaaaaaaagatttttttcaaatcaataaGTTTCAGGAAGttttatagctttgtaatttactttacttaaaaaaaatctccagtcttccagtgcttatcagctgctgtatgtcctgcaggaagtaatgtattctatccagtctgactcagatctctacatgtcaggaactgcccagagcagcagcaaatccccatagaaaacctctcctgctctggacagttcctgacatggacagaggtggcagcagagagcactgtgtcagactggaaagaatacaccactttctgcaggacatacagcagctgataagtactggaaaactggagatttttaaatagaagtaaattacagattgatataactttctgacaccagttgatttgaaagaattttttttttcctgctggagTCTCCCTTTAAGGGTCTTGGTCACATGTAGTAGATTAGATGAGGATTTCAGTGTAAATCAAAATAATACGAGGGGCAACAGTCTCCTTTCTGCCTTAGCTAGAAGCTCCCCTGGAGTAATTAGGATCAGGTCTAGCCCAGTGTCTCCCCCTAGTGGTCTCATCTTCCCCTGACATGATTGTTTCTCCCAGGAGGCACGGCCGGCTCTGTGGTTACAGTCATTTGTTGTGTTAGTTGACCCCTCTCTGTATTGCAGAGGTGGAGCCCCCCGCGGGTGAGGACATGGCGGACCCCTTGTTTACTTTTGGCGTCATCGCTGACATCCAGTACGCCGACATGGAGGACGGTTACAACTTCACCAAGACCCGGATGAGATACTACAGGAACAGCCTGTCCCTGCTGCAGGGCGCCATGCAGGGGTGGGCATCAGAGCGCCTCGCCCCCCACTTCATCCTCCAGCTGGGTGACATCATAGACGGATACAACGCCACCTACAGGTCATCCGAGGCCTCGCTGCACAAGCTGCTGACCGAGCTGGAGAGACTGAAGACCCCCGTCCACCACGTCTGGGGGAACCACGAGTTCTATAACTTCAGCAGGAAGCAGCTGGTGGAGTCCAGACTGAACAGCTCCCGCCTGCCGGGGACCACCCCTCCtgaagatggcgccgaccccctGGACTCCTTCTACGCTTATCACTTCAGTCCTTTCCCCAGATTCCGGCTGCTTTTGGTCGACTCTTACGACTTGAGCATCATCGGGAGAGATCCGTCCAGCGACAAGTACGTGAGGTCCTCCAAGAtgctgagagagaagaatcccAACGAGGACAAGAACAGTCCGCAAGGTATCCGATTGGGGGTGGGTGTCATGTGACTTATTACTACCTGTCTGTGGTGGAGGCGTCACCGTCATCCCTGGTGCAAGTATAGTGGATGGAGCTGCGAGCCAGATTATAGAGTGCACATTGTGTAAACGTTCACCGTGCAGGGGGAAAACGTCATCTCTCCTGCTGTGATCTGATTTACAAGGTGACTGAATGAATAATACATGGACTCCGCCCTGACATTCTCCAGTGAAACAACATCTGGGTGTGTCAGGTCCCGCCATATTTTTGTGTACAGCAGCAGCTTCCTCAGTGGAGAATTCTATCATCACCTCTTCAGTGTATGTCTAGTTGTGGGATCTTCTGTTGGTCTTTTGCTTTCCCCCCTTTATCCTTTTTCAGGATCACCGGTTGCACTCTTTTGGTGATCTTTATAGATGCTCACTCCcaatttgagggggggggggcaccccaGTTCGGGATTTCTTCTATTAGATAAATTGATGTTCTTCCTGTTCTGTAGCTAACATCTCAGCTCTTGGGGCAGGCATCAAAAGGGTTCTTTTACTTTTTCTCCCTGCATTGTGGATGTCTACTCATTATACTCAGTAACACACATGAACAGGACAATGCTGTGCATCACCTATCACAGTTACACTGTCTATAACAATCAGACCACATTGTATCAGTAATAAGGGTTGATTTACTTTTTCTCCCTGctttgtggatgtttactcattaTACTCAGTAACTTACATAAACAGTTACAATGTGGTCTGATTGTTATAGACAGTGTAGCTACGGTAGGTGATGCACAGCCTTGCCCTGTTCATGTGTGTTACTGAGTATAGCAGggagaaaaagtaagtgaacccttatTACTGATACAAGGTGGTCTGATTTGTTATAGACAGTGTATCAGTAATtaaggttcacttactttttctccCTGCTTTGTGCATGTTTACTCATTATATTCAGTAGCACGCATGAACAGGAAAAGGCTGTGCATCACCTTACATAGTTATACTGTCTATAACAATCAGACCACATTGTATCAGTAataagggttcacttactttttctccctgcattgtggatgtttactcattaTACTCAGTAACACACACATGAACAGGACAATGCTGTTCATCACCTACCATAGTTACACTGTCTATAACAGACCACCTTGTGTGAGTAataagggttcacttactttttctccctgctctgtggacGTTTACTCAGTAAGATATGTGAGGACTGTGGGTGTCATTagggttattttttttcttttttatgctgTAGGTCTTACTGAACCCCAGTTCGTCCAGTTTAATGGAGGGATCAGCGCAGATCAGCTCAGCTGGATTAATGACGTTCTCGAGGCTTCGGATAACAACAATGAAAAAGTGATAGTAGCAGGTAGATCGCCATTACCTAGCTGTATACCGAGCTGATGTTCGTGATGTCTGGTGCCTCCAGAGGGCGCTGTGTTATATcataatgctgccatctagtggtttgTTGTATGTCTTCACACTGGTGTAATGTGTTGTTCTTTACAGGTCACCTCCCTGTCCACCCCAACGCCACCGATCCCATATGTCTGACCTGGAACTTTGCGGAGGTCCTGGCTATCCTGCAGTCCCATCCCTGCGTGGTGGCATACTTCTCTGGGCACGATCATGATGGCGGCTACTGCCAGGACCACTGCGGAATCCACCACTTAACCATCAATGGAATCATAGAAACTCCTCCCGAGAGCCAGGCCTATGGCACCGTGTATATATACGAGGACAGGATGGTCCTGAGAGGCCGCGGCCTCCTCCCTGACAGAACGCTGCTCTACAGGGCCACCTAGTGGTGGATGGGGGAAGTTACTGACAATACGGAGGATAAACATGAAATATCAGCGCTCCATCCATCATGTAATATATGTCCACAAATCCTATACGGAACCCTGTGTAATATATACTGTCAGATAGCGGATCTATTTTACACATCAAATATATAGCTGCTTATTTTAGCATCGGTATAACGTGTCATTCTTCTCCAagagaggcagtattatagtagttatatattcttgtatatagggggcagtattatagtagttatatacctgtatataggagcaatattatagtagttatatacctgtataaaagagcagtattatagtagttatattcctgtatataggagcagtattatagtaggtatattcttgtatataagaggcagtattatagtagttatattcttgtatatataggggcagtattatagtagttatattcctgtatatagggggcagtattatagtagttatattcttgtatatagggggcagtattatagtagttatatattcttgtatatatggggcagtattatagtagttatatattcttgtatatagggggcagtattatagtagttatattcttgtatataggagcagtattatagtagttatattcttgtatataggagcagtt is from Dendropsophus ebraccatus isolate aDenEbr1 chromosome 14, aDenEbr1.pat, whole genome shotgun sequence and encodes:
- the ADPRM gene encoding manganese-dependent ADP-ribose/CDP-alcohol diphosphatase isoform X2 gives rise to the protein MRVWWSHGSRPGCLYLRDYRKERELPCPAREPEVEPPAGEDMADPLFTFGVIADIQYADMEDGYNFTKTRMRYYRNSLSLLQGAMQGWASERLAPHFILQLGDIIDGYNATYRSSEASLHKLLTELERLKTPVHHVWGNHEFYNFSRKQLVESRLNSSRLPGTTPPEDGADPLDSFYAYHFSPFPRFRLLLVDSYDLSIIGRDPSSDKYVRSSKMLREKNPNEDKNSPQGLTEPQFVQFNGGISADQLSWINDVLEASDNNNEKVIVAGHLPVHPNATDPICLTWNFAEVLAILQSHPCVVAYFSGHDHDGGYCQDHCGIHHLTINGIIETPPESQAYGTVYIYEDRMVLRGRGLLPDRTLLYRAT
- the ADPRM gene encoding manganese-dependent ADP-ribose/CDP-alcohol diphosphatase isoform X3, whose protein sequence is MRRRQRRRVTSHTMPEVEPPAGEDMADPLFTFGVIADIQYADMEDGYNFTKTRMRYYRNSLSLLQGAMQGWASERLAPHFILQLGDIIDGYNATYRSSEASLHKLLTELERLKTPVHHVWGNHEFYNFSRKQLVESRLNSSRLPGTTPPEDGADPLDSFYAYHFSPFPRFRLLLVDSYDLSIIGRDPSSDKYVRSSKMLREKNPNEDKNSPQGLTEPQFVQFNGGISADQLSWINDVLEASDNNNEKVIVAGHLPVHPNATDPICLTWNFAEVLAILQSHPCVVAYFSGHDHDGGYCQDHCGIHHLTINGIIETPPESQAYGTVYIYEDRMVLRGRGLLPDRTLLYRAT
- the ADPRM gene encoding manganese-dependent ADP-ribose/CDP-alcohol diphosphatase isoform X1, which codes for MRVWWSHGSRPGCLYLRDYRKERELPCPAREPGNSEVEPPAGEDMADPLFTFGVIADIQYADMEDGYNFTKTRMRYYRNSLSLLQGAMQGWASERLAPHFILQLGDIIDGYNATYRSSEASLHKLLTELERLKTPVHHVWGNHEFYNFSRKQLVESRLNSSRLPGTTPPEDGADPLDSFYAYHFSPFPRFRLLLVDSYDLSIIGRDPSSDKYVRSSKMLREKNPNEDKNSPQGLTEPQFVQFNGGISADQLSWINDVLEASDNNNEKVIVAGHLPVHPNATDPICLTWNFAEVLAILQSHPCVVAYFSGHDHDGGYCQDHCGIHHLTINGIIETPPESQAYGTVYIYEDRMVLRGRGLLPDRTLLYRAT
- the TMEM220 gene encoding transmembrane protein 220 — encoded protein: MAGVGGPQYRLTLWRGCNLIMACFFALAAYVQINDPDAELWIVIYVIPAVLIFLLGINPDITGHVIWRTLSGLHCAVCLLGASYLLGALLLSGNIRSMLHAEEGRELSGLLIITLWIYLCKDTGRASVGGFRLLVATSISVFPFLTWIYIYINKEMRTSWPQHCKTVI